In one Corallococcus sp. EGB genomic region, the following are encoded:
- a CDS encoding carboxypeptidase-like regulatory domain-containing protein, with protein sequence MRFSWVLLGVVGLACAGPSRGVRDADATLTVRVKDAEGRPVPGARLKLLRANLSLVSPRIDSTDARGTARLHPRPGWYYVRTEAPGFVAYPEAEVRLAPGASQQLDMTLVREAPFSGRVVDAQGRPVEGVELRLFPEDPDAPWADAASDAQGHFAFTRVAPGPVVLQMYKEGWSPYRMAFTAPRAELTVVLGTFGALKVRVVDPQGRLKPGGPSGITPVVRSPDFVLFPEKTADAKLFPRLPAGRYLVTGYHEAAPDCSWSRTEEVEVQPGGLTEFTVSFEGLHGQGALRGRAVDPTGRALDGRTVRALFPGGGEDTVGLGEHCETTTGADGSFVLPELLVPVDHLELNDPEVTWRWASPPPRPGAAQEAVVFRTDWGLVEGRVLGPSGRPMEHLRVEGRPVEAPHGRFRWRTFGAEPQQWLLEAEGFASTLLRMEGQPDEVQTLPDITFDVGRVVRGCIITAEGTSVGAGLEVMLLEPSRIGVPTRTQSLQPTLEAKTDDQGCFQLGHVAGRPQLLRVDAASRGTALRELKPGETGTDLRLDPWVPLSGAVTDGERVPLEGVRLDALCEGGFFADAITDREGRYILKVPSGRECFVHALGVEQEGRRPRPPVFVFSPQRIRASSGAGASLDFAMRQGPASLRVRLPNPHESMTAFALPGDIPMPRSAQELDGLVRAGLRANPSPGMWPSESLGFVESFFFGQGEFVISALPLGHYTVFVQRQGGDGDAVIRLPVELTRAGEHLLEAEDPYDDGHGTVFPR encoded by the coding sequence ATGCGATTCAGCTGGGTGTTGCTCGGGGTCGTGGGGCTCGCGTGCGCGGGGCCCTCTCGCGGCGTGCGTGACGCGGATGCGACGCTGACGGTGCGGGTGAAGGACGCGGAGGGCAGGCCCGTGCCCGGCGCCCGGCTGAAGCTCCTGCGGGCGAACCTGAGCCTCGTGAGTCCGCGAATCGACTCCACCGACGCGCGAGGGACCGCGAGGCTGCACCCTCGGCCCGGGTGGTACTACGTGCGGACCGAGGCGCCGGGGTTCGTGGCGTATCCGGAGGCGGAGGTGAGGCTTGCGCCGGGGGCGAGCCAACAGCTCGACATGACCCTCGTTCGCGAGGCCCCCTTCTCCGGCCGCGTGGTGGATGCGCAAGGACGGCCCGTGGAGGGCGTGGAGCTGCGGCTCTTCCCGGAGGATCCGGACGCGCCCTGGGCGGACGCGGCGAGCGACGCGCAGGGGCACTTCGCGTTCACACGCGTGGCGCCAGGGCCAGTCGTGCTCCAGATGTACAAGGAGGGCTGGAGCCCCTACCGCATGGCGTTCACGGCGCCTCGGGCCGAGCTCACGGTGGTGCTGGGGACATTCGGCGCCTTGAAGGTGCGGGTCGTGGATCCACAAGGCCGGCTCAAGCCCGGGGGCCCCTCCGGAATCACGCCCGTGGTGCGGTCTCCTGATTTCGTGCTGTTTCCAGAGAAGACCGCCGACGCGAAGCTCTTCCCGAGGCTGCCCGCAGGGCGCTACCTCGTCACCGGCTATCACGAGGCCGCGCCCGACTGTTCCTGGAGTCGCACCGAGGAGGTCGAGGTGCAGCCCGGTGGACTCACGGAGTTCACCGTGAGCTTCGAGGGCCTTCACGGTCAGGGAGCCTTGAGAGGGCGTGCCGTGGATCCGACGGGGAGGGCGCTGGATGGGCGTACGGTGAGGGCCCTGTTCCCTGGAGGGGGCGAGGACACGGTGGGCCTGGGCGAGCACTGCGAGACGACCACCGGCGCGGACGGATCCTTCGTGCTTCCAGAACTCCTGGTGCCTGTCGACCATCTTGAGCTGAATGATCCCGAGGTGACCTGGCGGTGGGCGTCACCCCCTCCACGTCCGGGGGCTGCGCAAGAGGCCGTGGTGTTCCGAACGGACTGGGGGCTCGTGGAGGGCCGGGTCCTGGGGCCGAGCGGACGACCCATGGAGCATCTCCGGGTGGAAGGCCGCCCGGTGGAGGCTCCCCACGGGCGCTTTCGATGGCGCACCTTCGGCGCCGAGCCCCAGCAGTGGCTCCTCGAAGCAGAGGGTTTCGCATCCACCCTCCTGCGCATGGAGGGACAGCCGGATGAGGTCCAGACGCTTCCCGACATCACCTTCGACGTGGGCCGGGTCGTGCGCGGCTGCATCATCACCGCCGAAGGAACGTCCGTGGGCGCGGGGCTGGAGGTGATGCTGTTGGAGCCCTCCCGCATCGGGGTTCCCACCCGCACCCAGAGCCTGCAACCGACGCTGGAGGCGAAGACGGACGACCAGGGATGCTTCCAGCTTGGGCACGTCGCCGGGCGGCCCCAGCTCCTGCGCGTGGACGCGGCCTCACGGGGTACTGCGTTGCGTGAGCTGAAGCCGGGCGAGACCGGGACGGACCTTCGGCTGGACCCCTGGGTGCCCCTGTCAGGGGCCGTGACGGATGGCGAGCGCGTGCCCCTGGAGGGGGTGCGCCTGGACGCGTTGTGTGAGGGTGGCTTCTTCGCGGACGCCATCACCGATAGGGAGGGGCGCTACATCCTGAAGGTCCCCTCCGGACGCGAATGCTTCGTGCATGCGCTGGGCGTCGAGCAGGAGGGACGCCGCCCCCGGCCGCCCGTGTTCGTCTTCTCGCCCCAGCGGATCCGCGCGTCCTCGGGGGCAGGCGCGTCACTGGACTTCGCGATGCGACAGGGGCCCGCCTCGCTGCGCGTGAGGCTTCCCAATCCGCACGAATCCATGACCGCCTTCGCCCTTCCCGGTGACATCCCCATGCCGCGGAGTGCGCAGGAGCTGGACGGCCTCGTGCGCGCCGGCCTCCGCGCGAACCCCTCGCCCGGCATGTGGCCCTCCGAGAGCCTCGGCTTTGTAGAGAGCTTCTTCTTCGGCCAGGGCGAGTTCGTGATCAGCGCGCTACCCCTGGGGCACTACACGGTCTTCGTCCAGCGGCAGGGAGGCGACGGGGACGCCGTCATCCGACTGCCGGTGGAGCTGACGCGCGCGGGGGAGCACCTGCTCGAAGCAGAAGACCCCTACGACGACGGCCACGGCACCGTGTTCCCGCGCTGA
- a CDS encoding SulP family inorganic anion transporter, translating to MARRLKDAGVMHSTTALSKRPFSTRRAGELLQSWREMVQPSSLPADAAAGLSVACVALPLNVALATAAGLPASVGLVSGVVAGIIGGLLSGSRYQVTGPEAALLPLAAAIVAAHGAAGLAIATVLAGAMQVALGLVRAGRFARLIPRPVVMGFTVGIGLLLLNTQLPRLFAVEDTHANAVALVLRRTWGEHVGWLGVAAGALTALAMVALPRVHKRIPAVLVGLTIGTVLMVSLGAGYDAVGALPRSLPMPTLPSFEGVHLAGLLPAAFGLALLASLGSLLATSSLDALTGARTHSDLDQDLIAQGLANIAAGVFGGFPVMGAIVRASASIQAGARTRAASVLHALWLFVAMALLAPLVARIPIAALTAILLVVGVRLLNLEGLVAMWNQSKSTLGVVLVTALGIAVFNVFAGIGAGLALASILYVRRHGALRLEVQRVTDASRLQPGLHVPPAEAPHTPEALDLMVARVDGPILFINHLKLYDLVDGPPWAKLVVIDLSRVPLVDAAGVATLQYLAEFLAVRGSHLALVKVPPHLETVLEPLTQHLLEKRMHGSLEGALLGAGLMRPAPLEEPVIHPAHAYGAVHGGGLTLEGQAR from the coding sequence ATGGCACGGCGCCTGAAAGACGCCGGCGTCATGCATTCGACGACCGCTCTCTCCAAGCGACCTTTCTCGACCCGGCGTGCGGGCGAGCTCCTCCAAAGCTGGCGCGAGATGGTGCAGCCCAGCAGCCTGCCAGCCGACGCGGCCGCCGGCCTCAGCGTGGCGTGCGTGGCACTTCCCCTCAATGTCGCGCTCGCCACCGCGGCGGGGCTGCCCGCGAGCGTGGGGCTCGTCTCCGGCGTGGTGGCGGGCATCATCGGCGGGCTGCTCAGTGGCAGTCGCTATCAGGTCACGGGCCCCGAGGCGGCGCTGCTGCCGCTGGCCGCGGCCATCGTGGCGGCGCATGGGGCCGCGGGCCTCGCCATCGCGACGGTGCTCGCGGGTGCCATGCAGGTGGCGCTGGGGCTCGTGCGCGCCGGGCGGTTCGCGCGGCTCATCCCCCGGCCGGTGGTGATGGGCTTCACGGTGGGCATTGGCCTCCTGCTGCTCAACACGCAGCTGCCGAGGCTGTTCGCGGTGGAGGACACGCACGCGAACGCCGTGGCGCTCGTGCTGCGGCGCACCTGGGGCGAACACGTGGGCTGGCTCGGGGTCGCGGCCGGAGCGCTCACGGCGCTGGCCATGGTGGCCCTGCCCCGGGTGCACAAGCGCATCCCCGCGGTGCTCGTGGGGCTGACGATCGGCACCGTGCTCATGGTCTCGCTCGGCGCGGGCTACGACGCGGTGGGCGCCCTGCCGCGCTCGCTGCCCATGCCGACGCTGCCGTCCTTCGAGGGCGTGCACCTCGCGGGACTCCTGCCGGCGGCCTTCGGTCTCGCGCTGCTGGCGTCGCTCGGCTCGCTGCTCGCGACGAGCTCGCTCGATGCGCTCACGGGTGCGCGCACGCACAGTGACCTGGACCAGGACCTGATCGCGCAGGGGCTGGCCAACATCGCGGCCGGAGTGTTCGGCGGCTTCCCGGTGATGGGCGCCATCGTGCGCGCCAGCGCGTCCATCCAAGCGGGCGCGCGCACCCGCGCCGCCTCTGTCCTGCATGCCCTGTGGCTCTTCGTGGCCATGGCGCTGCTCGCGCCGCTGGTGGCGCGCATCCCCATTGCCGCACTCACCGCCATCCTGCTCGTCGTGGGAGTGCGTCTGCTCAACCTGGAGGGCCTTGTTGCCATGTGGAATCAGTCCAAGTCGACGTTGGGCGTGGTGCTCGTCACCGCGCTGGGCATTGCGGTGTTCAACGTGTTCGCCGGCATCGGGGCGGGGCTCGCGCTGGCGAGCATCCTCTACGTGCGGCGCCATGGCGCCCTGCGGCTGGAGGTGCAGCGGGTGACGGATGCATCGCGGCTGCAGCCGGGCCTGCACGTGCCCCCCGCGGAAGCGCCCCACACCCCCGAGGCGCTGGACCTCATGGTCGCGCGCGTGGACGGGCCCATCCTGTTCATCAACCACCTCAAGCTCTACGACCTCGTCGACGGCCCGCCCTGGGCGAAGCTCGTGGTCATCGACCTGTCGCGGGTGCCGCTCGTGGACGCCGCCGGTGTGGCGACGCTCCAGTACCTGGCGGAGTTCCTCGCCGTGCGAGGCTCGCACCTGGCGCTGGTGAAGGTGCCGCCCCATCTGGAGACCGTGCTCGAACCACTCACGCAGCACCTGCTCGAGAAGCGGATGCACGGCTCGCTCGAGGGTGCGCTCCTGGGGGCAGGCCTGATGCGGCCCGCGCCCCTGGAGGAGCCTGTCATCCACCCCGCGCACGCGTACGGCGCCGTGCACGGCGGCGGGCTCACGCTCGAGGGGCAGGCTCGATAG